A genomic region of Arachis stenosperma cultivar V10309 chromosome 9, arast.V10309.gnm1.PFL2, whole genome shotgun sequence contains the following coding sequences:
- the LOC130950476 gene encoding uncharacterized protein LOC130950476 isoform X1, translated as MLDEQLEHIVLVHYRHIKEGYKSGVSHSPAAPVSLVGSSRTSSAPSSVKIESPISVFQTSVSSTANEVEQAGRASVCDDRHSENGPQVLSHARPIDTSIPHNARLLGHEATGFAELMRDPLISWSSSLPSFYPGSGLSLCATIENTIRTTVDMNDGELHVEADTINQHVQNFRDRLMTDVCIQPVTGMLHAVNQV; from the exons ATGCTTGATGA GCAGTTAGAGCACATTGTTCTTGTACATTATCGTCATATTAAAGAG GGTTACAAGTCCGGCGTCTCACATTCCCCTGCAGCTCCTGTATCCTTGGTTGGTAGCTCTCGAACAAGTTCAGCGCCTTCCTCTGTCAAAATAGAGTCACCTATATCTGTATTTCAAACATCTGTTTCATCAACTGCAAATGAAGTTGAGCAGGCTGGACGAGCTTCAGTGTGTGATGATCGGCACTCAGAGAATGGTCCTCAAGTCTTGTCTCATGCTCGGCCTATTGACACTTCAATTCCTCACAATGCACGGCTGCTTGGACATGAAGCCACTG GTTTTGCTGAGTTGATGAGGGACCCTCTTATTTCATGGTCATCTTCTCTCCCTAGCTTTTATCCTGGCTCTGGCTTATCATTATGTGCAACAATAGAGAACACTATTAGAACCACAGTTGATATGAATGATGGAGAACTTCATGTAGAAGCAGATACCATAAATCAGCATGTTCAAAATTTCAGAGATAGGCTCATGACTGATGTGTGCATACAGCCAGTTACAGGAATGTTACATGCTGTAAATCAGGTTTAG
- the LOC130950476 gene encoding uncharacterized protein LOC130950476 isoform X2, whose amino-acid sequence MLDEQLEHIVLVHYRHIKEGYKSGVSHSPAAPVSLVGSSRTSSAPSSVKIESPISVFQTSVSSTANEVEQAGRASVCDDRHSENGPQVLSHARPIDTSIPHNARLLGHEATGFAELMRDPLISWCKRSMI is encoded by the exons ATGCTTGATGA GCAGTTAGAGCACATTGTTCTTGTACATTATCGTCATATTAAAGAG GGTTACAAGTCCGGCGTCTCACATTCCCCTGCAGCTCCTGTATCCTTGGTTGGTAGCTCTCGAACAAGTTCAGCGCCTTCCTCTGTCAAAATAGAGTCACCTATATCTGTATTTCAAACATCTGTTTCATCAACTGCAAATGAAGTTGAGCAGGCTGGACGAGCTTCAGTGTGTGATGATCGGCACTCAGAGAATGGTCCTCAAGTCTTGTCTCATGCTCGGCCTATTGACACTTCAATTCCTCACAATGCACGGCTGCTTGGACATGAAGCCACTG GTTTTGCTGAGTTGATGAGGGACCCTCTTATTTCATG GTGCAAAAGGAGCATGATTTAG
- the LOC130950476 gene encoding uncharacterized protein LOC130950476 isoform X3 translates to MLDEQLEHIVLVHYRHIKEGYKSGVSHSPAAPVSLVGSSRTSSAPSSVKIESPISVFQTSVSSTANEVEQAGRASVCDDRHSENGPQVLSHARPIDTSIPHNARLLGHEATGAKGA, encoded by the exons ATGCTTGATGA GCAGTTAGAGCACATTGTTCTTGTACATTATCGTCATATTAAAGAG GGTTACAAGTCCGGCGTCTCACATTCCCCTGCAGCTCCTGTATCCTTGGTTGGTAGCTCTCGAACAAGTTCAGCGCCTTCCTCTGTCAAAATAGAGTCACCTATATCTGTATTTCAAACATCTGTTTCATCAACTGCAAATGAAGTTGAGCAGGCTGGACGAGCTTCAGTGTGTGATGATCGGCACTCAGAGAATGGTCCTCAAGTCTTGTCTCATGCTCGGCCTATTGACACTTCAATTCCTCACAATGCACGGCTGCTTGGACATGAAGCCACTG GTGCAAAAGGAGCATGA
- the LOC130950475 gene encoding calmodulin-binding transcription activator 1-like isoform X2 has product MLGLEQREETVIALVKLGAVPGLDDDPTSAFPRGETAADLASSRGYKGIAGYLAEADLVSQLSRLTVNENEKDNIATNLATDNAFECADTDSSKMTMDEQHYLRESLAAFQKSAYAAASIQAAFRARSFCQRQLAKNSSDISEDALYQVADSLNKVQKMGHFDDYLHSAASKIQKRYHGWKGRKDFSRIRTGIVKIQAHVRGHQVRKQ; this is encoded by the exons ATGCTGGGGTTAGAACAAAG agagGAAACTGTGATTGCACTAGTCAAATTAGGTGCAGTCCCAGGTCTTGATGATGACCCAACATCAGCATTTCCTCGAGGGGAAACAGCAGCTGATTTAGCTTCAAGTAGAGGATATAAAGGTATTGCTGGATATCTGGCTGAGGCAGATCTTGTAAGTCAATTGTCTAGATTAACTGTTAATGAAAATGAGAAGGACAACATTGCCACAAACTTAGCAACTGACAATGCATTTGAATGTGCTGATACTGATTCATCAAAGATGACAATGGATGAGCAGCACTATCTAAGAGAGTCACTTGCTGCTTTTCAAAAATCAGCTTATGCTGCTGCTTCAATCCAAGCAGCCTTTAGAGCAAGATCATTCTGTCAAAGACAACTAGCCAAGAATAGCAGTGATATTTCTGAAGATGCACTTTATCAAGTTGCTGATTCTTTGAACAAGGTTCAGAAGATGGGTCATTTTGACGATTATCTGCATTCTGCagcttcaaaaattcaaaagagaTACCACGGGTGGAAGGGAAGAAAAGATTTTTCGAGAATACGCACCGGCATTGTAAAAATTCAG GCTCATGTTAGAGGTCACCAAGTTCGAAAGCAGTAG
- the LOC130950475 gene encoding calmodulin-binding transcription activator 1-like isoform X4 produces the protein MLGLEQREETVIALVKLGAVPGLDDDPTSAFPRGETAADLASSRGYKGIAGYLAEADLMTMDEQHYLRESLAAFQKSAYAAASIQAAFRARSFCQRQLAKNSSDISEDALYQVADSLNKVQKMGHFDDYLHSAASKIQKRYHGWKGRKDFSRIRTGIVKIQSQFLLPLSLVSGSC, from the exons ATGCTGGGGTTAGAACAAAG agagGAAACTGTGATTGCACTAGTCAAATTAGGTGCAGTCCCAGGTCTTGATGATGACCCAACATCAGCATTTCCTCGAGGGGAAACAGCAGCTGATTTAGCTTCAAGTAGAGGATATAAAGGTATTGCTGGATATCTGGCTGAGGCAGATCTT ATGACAATGGATGAGCAGCACTATCTAAGAGAGTCACTTGCTGCTTTTCAAAAATCAGCTTATGCTGCTGCTTCAATCCAAGCAGCCTTTAGAGCAAGATCATTCTGTCAAAGACAACTAGCCAAGAATAGCAGTGATATTTCTGAAGATGCACTTTATCAAGTTGCTGATTCTTTGAACAAGGTTCAGAAGATGGGTCATTTTGACGATTATCTGCATTCTGCagcttcaaaaattcaaaagagaTACCACGGGTGGAAGGGAAGAAAAGATTTTTCGAGAATACGCACCGGCATTGTAAAAATTCAG AGTCAATTCTTACTGCCTCTGTCCTTGGTGTCGG GCTCATGTTAG
- the LOC130950475 gene encoding calmodulin-binding transcription activator 1-like isoform X1 has product MLGLEQREETVIALVKLGAVPGLDDDPTSAFPRGETAADLASSRGYKGIAGYLAEADLVSQLSRLTVNENEKDNIATNLATDNAFECADTDSSKMTMDEQHYLRESLAAFQKSAYAAASIQAAFRARSFCQRQLAKNSSDISEDALYQVADSLNKVQKMGHFDDYLHSAASKIQKRYHGWKGRKDFSRIRTGIVKIQSQFLLPLSLVSGSC; this is encoded by the exons ATGCTGGGGTTAGAACAAAG agagGAAACTGTGATTGCACTAGTCAAATTAGGTGCAGTCCCAGGTCTTGATGATGACCCAACATCAGCATTTCCTCGAGGGGAAACAGCAGCTGATTTAGCTTCAAGTAGAGGATATAAAGGTATTGCTGGATATCTGGCTGAGGCAGATCTTGTAAGTCAATTGTCTAGATTAACTGTTAATGAAAATGAGAAGGACAACATTGCCACAAACTTAGCAACTGACAATGCATTTGAATGTGCTGATACTGATTCATCAAAGATGACAATGGATGAGCAGCACTATCTAAGAGAGTCACTTGCTGCTTTTCAAAAATCAGCTTATGCTGCTGCTTCAATCCAAGCAGCCTTTAGAGCAAGATCATTCTGTCAAAGACAACTAGCCAAGAATAGCAGTGATATTTCTGAAGATGCACTTTATCAAGTTGCTGATTCTTTGAACAAGGTTCAGAAGATGGGTCATTTTGACGATTATCTGCATTCTGCagcttcaaaaattcaaaagagaTACCACGGGTGGAAGGGAAGAAAAGATTTTTCGAGAATACGCACCGGCATTGTAAAAATTCAG AGTCAATTCTTACTGCCTCTGTCCTTGGTGTCGG GCTCATGTTAG
- the LOC130950475 gene encoding calmodulin-binding transcription activator 3-like isoform X3 has product MFGEIEVSAEVLAENVIKCQTPLHSPGRVPFYVTCSNRLACSEIREFEYLENPNKSASHVGIEIKPEDEIRLEVRLLKILNLSPHSVGWKCSVPKCENCKIKRTMYLTRDKNKNFQIGESNHMSSRDVLFQRLVSDKLFKWLVFKVHEGGKGPNMLDAEGQGVIHLAAGLGYVWAMAPVVNAERKL; this is encoded by the exons ATGTTTGGTGAAATTGAGGTTTCGGCTGAAGTATTGGCAGAGAATGTGATAAAGTGTCAAACTCCTTTGCATTCTCCAGGTCGTGTTCCATTCTATGTAACCTGCAGTAATAGGCTAGCCTGCAGTGAGATCAGAGAATTTGAATATCTTGAAAATCCAAATAAATCTGCAAGCCATGTGGGTATTGAAATCAAACCAGAAGATGAGATACGGCTTGAAGTGCGActacttaaaattttaaacttgaGTCCTCACAGTGTGGGTTGGAAATGCTCTGTTCCCAAATGTGAAAAttgtaaaattaaaagaacaatGTATTTGACTAGAGACAAAAATAAGAATTTCCAGATCGGTGAAAGCAATCACATGAGCTCTAGGGATGTGTTATTTCAGAGATTAGTTAGTGACAAGCTTTTTAAATGGTTGGTCTTTAAGGTTCATGAAGGAGGAAAAGGGCCGAACATGTTGGATGCTGAAGGCCAAGGAGTGATACATTTGGCTGCTGGTCTTGGTTATGTGTGGGCTATGGCCCCTGTAGTTAATGCTG agagGAAACTGTGA